The Leptospira wolbachii serovar Codice str. CDC genome segment TTTGTTTATTATTTATTTATATTCGGATATTTCAAAGATAACCTTCCTAAGACATTATTATCTATCACGGGGATCAGCTTAGGAATTGCTTTATTTGTAAGCACTCAGATCAATTCCTGGAGGGCTGAACAAAGTGTTCTTGACCAAATGATAGGATATTCTTCTGAAAAATTTATAGGAAGGTATGTAGCAAACAATCAAAACCAAGGAGCAAAAGACAGTTTTCTGGAAGAAGTTGAGTCTCACATACCAGAAAATATACGATTAGAGCCAGAATTCCAAACGAAAGGTACCTTCAGCTTAACAAAGGACCAAATACAGAGCATTCCCGTCATCGGAAAAGACATTCTTTTGTCTTCTCAGATAATGCCACTATCGAAAGAAGGAAAAGGCCAAATACCAAAATATTTTATAAGCCAATCCCTTTCAGAAAAACTACAACTCCAAACAAACAAAACGAATTTATCAATCTGTGAAAAAGAAATTTCGATACAAGAAGAGGATTTTCAAATCATTCCAACAGAAGGTATCTTTTTGGTAATGGATATAACAAGGCTTCAGTCCTTATGTAATCAAAAAAATCAAATTACTTCTATATGGTTAATTCACGATGAAAATTCTGGTGCAAAGTCTTCACTCGAAAATACAAAGTCTCCAGATTGGATCTATGAATCGAAGGAACTTATACTCGAACGCGCAGGTATTGCACTAGGTTCACTGAAAATTAACCTAACTATTGTTTCATTAGTATCAGTACTTATTTCATTTTTTATGGTTTCCAATATGTTTACGGGACTCTATCTATCGAGAAAACGTGAATTTGGCATTCTGTTATCCATCGGGACAAACAAAACCAGTAATTTCCTATTATTTTTGGTCCAAGCTATTGTCATCGGAGCATTGGGAGGTATTGTCGGAATACTGTTTGGAATTTTTATTGCCAACACAAACTTTCTAACAACCGTTAACACAATCACTGATATCAACCAAATTCGTTCTTATCGTCAAATACCAATATCCATTATAATATCAGGATTCTTCATTTCTGTTCTTGGATCCATTTTAGCGTCAATATATAACTCATACAAAACTTTCCAAATACTCCCCATTGATCTGATCCGAGAAAGAGATGTTTCGAAGTCAATTTTCCTTCTTGGGCTTTCTAATCAGAAAACCTTCATTCTCTCAACTTTATTCATCATTGTGGGAACGGCCATCGGCCTGATTAGTTTTGCAAAACAGATTTTACCAGGAATGTTGGGAGTTGGCCTTGTCATCCTTGGATTTGTAATGCTTAATTTTCTTTGCATACCATATCTAATTCAATTATTGGATAAATTACTTTCAAGATTTCATTTTCCTCCTGCGGCCGAAATTGGATTAAAAGAAATAGGAATCGAACCCTGGAAACATGGCCTCACTGCTTCTACAATAATGTTATCTACTTCTCTAGTTTTCACTCTCACGAGTTTAACCAATAGTTACGAAAGGTCCTTGATTCGGTGGGTGGATGGCGAAAACAAATCAGATTACTCTCTTATTAATGAAAAAAAGCTGAACTCAGGGGAACCCGGAGTTCCCGTTTCCCTTTTTGAAACCTTGTCCACGGATCCACACTTTTCCTCTGTTGAACCTTTCTACATTGATTCAAAATTTATTGTAAATGGGAAATATTACACCTTACATGTGTTCAATTTCACAAGTAACTATAATAAAAATGATCTAATTGTTTCAAAGAATTTATGTTTTTTAGATCAAATCTGTAAAGGAAATTCTATCACGATCAATACAGAATTGAATTCCAGAGTTTCCATGAATATTCAGGATGAAAAAGATCACTTTTTCTCAGAAAGAGGAACCATCATGATGGATTATTCCTACTTTCAGAAAAACTTTAAGATAAAGTATCTAAACTCGATACGGATTACCAAAAACAAAAAACTTTCAGAAAAAGAAACAACAGACTTACTGCAAAATATAACAAAGAATTTTGACTTAAAATATATTAACCAAACAGAATTAAAGAAATTGTACATGGAAGGAATGAACCAAGTTTTTTCTATATTAGATACTCTAAAGATTTCAGCACTGATCATTTCCATTCTTGCTCTTACCACATCTCTCGTATATTTCATAAGAGAAAAATCACAACTGTTAGCAGGACTAAGAGCAATAGGAATGGATTCATTTCAGATGTTCCAAATGATTTACTGCCAAGCATTATTTCTCGTATCTTTTGGCATTTTTTCCGGAATCCTTAATAGCCTCATCTTATCGCCAATTGTTATTTTTGGAATCAATCGAAATGCTTTTGGATGGATCCTCGATTTCCAATACCCACTCTCTCTTGTAGTAAAACTCCCGATACTAATTCCCTTAATCACATTTTTCATTTGTCTTGTTCCGTTCTCTTTCCTAAAACAGATGAAAATTTCGAAGGAATTGAAATATGAATAATTCTTTACCGAAAAAGTGCTAATGGTAATTTCTATTCATGGCTGGAAGTATCAAAATTTGTTTGGAACTCGCAGAGATGATTCGGAAAGAGAATCTCGAATCTAGAGAAAAAATCCCGACTTCAGATACACATTTACGGATCTGGTCCTCCCAACTTTCTAGAACAGAAGAAGAACTCCGGAAGTTACTTACCGCACTTAGAGACTGCCACTACATTTTCATTGTATCAGTAGTTGCTCCTGACCAAAATTTATTTGTCTATGGAGAAGATGCTTACGTTTTTGCAGAACCGTTCATTTTAAACGAATTAAAAAAACATTCAGAAGAAACGCTGGAAAAACTTTACGAAGCGAGTAATTACAAAAGAAAATCAGCTTTCCAAATCACACGTGAACTGTTTCCGAAAATCAAAGAGTTCAACAACACACCTTTAGGTCGATCCATCAATGTTTCGGTAATGCTTGAAGAATTTCAAAGGATGCTTACTGCCCAAAGTTATGAATATACAGACCAATGGCGAAGAAACAGACTCCAGGAAATTTTTAAAGACGAAGTAATTGCAGCAGAAGAGTTAGCGAATGCAGCTTCGGTTCGAGAATTCGATTCAACAAAACGTGCTGTAGACCAATTAAAGGAACAAGGCCCCAAAGAAAAGGTTGATCAAAACTGGGTCAAAGCAAAAGAAAATTTTTCCACTGAATTTTTATTACGAGTTCACTTTAGAAAATACGAATTTGATGTTGTAAAAAAATTAATCCAATCGGGGAAATTGAAAGAGGAAAAGGATATTAAATATGTTCGTGATACTCTACAATTAATGGAAAATAGAATGGAACAAGACAATCTTTTGAAGAGATATTCTACCGAAATGATTGAACTTAGAAGATATGCCCAAGCAAAACTAAATTTGCTCAGGCAAAGTGTCGGATCGAAACAAGAAAACTAAGAATTAATTTTTAAGCCAACCTGACTTATCTAACTGAATGTAAACCTGAAAGAAAAACACCACCAAACTTATAAAAATCATTCTTCTTTTTAAGGAAAACTGACTAATTGTATGATTCTGTTTTTCGGGTAAATACAAAAGGTAAATAATTAAATTTACATTAAAAAACAAACCCAAAAATTCATTTGAAAGGATGGGAAACTTTTCCTTAACTACCGGAGTATAAGTTGCAATCAAAACCAAAATACTTGGCAAAAAGTAGAATGGAGTTTTGGCATTCCACAATCTATCTTCGGTGAGATCGGTGACTCGTTTGAGTCCCGTTTCTTTTTCAAGAATTACAACTAAGTCTTCCTGTTGTTCAATATTCACAAGAGGATAAATTTTTTCTTTTGTTTCCAATACAATACGATTGTATCCACGAAATTTATCTGTTGTGATTTGTTCTAAATCTTTAATCCGGATGGTGGCACAATTTCCATTAGCATCAAATTGTTTTAGCGATCCACCTTCGAGTTCAATTCTTCCGGAAGAAAGCATCTCTACTTGTTTTAGAAAATTTTTCCTTAAAAACCAAAAGAACAGTGCTAACAAAGGAAGAAAAATTGTGAAAAATTGTACTCTACCCGCAGGAGGCACCTGCAAGCTGTTATACGAAACAAAAACAACAAATAAAGAAATAACAGTCCATGTTCTTTTTAATAACTTATTTCTAAATAAATTTACATCATATAGAAATGTTTTTTGTATGCTCATTTAAAAAAACTCACTTTTGCGAAAGATAGATTCCATCTGAACACCTGCCTTTTCCAAATTCTCTGCACCACCCTCTTCCCGATTTAAGATACAGATTCCCTTTGTGACAGATATACCAGCTTCTCTTAAAACTTGGACTGCCTTAAGAGTCGATCCACCTGTAGTAATTACATCATCTACTACCAAACATGATTTAATTTCCTTCCAAAAACCCTCGATTTGTTGGCCGGTCCCATGTCCCTTTGTTTCCTTTCTCACAACTAATGGGTAAATCAGTTTCCCTTTTTTTTGATAAGCCAAGGCAATCGAATATGCTAAGGGATCGGCGCCGAGAGTGAGTCCCCCCACTGCTTGGAATTCAATTCCCATCTTGGGGATGATCTCCTCTACAAAACATTCAGCGAGGACCGCAAGACGTTCTGGGTGGAGAGTGATTTCTTTACAATTGAAATAATGGTGGGATTCAAGCCCGCTTGCCAGTCGAAACGGAGATTCCGAATACCGATAAACGTGAGATTTCATCCAGGCAAAGAGTTGGTCTCGATAAGTTTGGGACATAGTCTAATTATTCTTCCAATTCTGACTCGGAAAGTATATTTTTATTCAAGAGAGATTAATTGAACCGCAGAGGAGCTCGCATAGACATACGAACTCCTTGGATCATAAAAAATGAATTAATTGGTTCTGGTTTTGTCAGACAAAGTGCCAAGGAAGAGCACAATTTTATTTGTTTCTTCATCGGAAAGATTCATACCTAATTGGTGGTACGCCATCTTTTTTACTGCATCCTCTAAGGTCTTTACTTGGCCATCATGAAGGTATGGTCCAGTCAAAGCGATGTTTCTTAGGCTCGGTACCTTAAAGAAAAATTTATCCTCTGCTTTTTTAGTTACATTATAAAGCCCAAGGTCGTTTGTTTTGTATTCATTTACTTGGCCAATTTTTCTATAAGAATTTCCACCGAGTAAATTGCCCGAATGGCAAGAAGTACAACCTGCAGAAATAAAAGCTTTAAAACCCTCTTGTTCTGCTTTCGAAATGGCTTTATGATCCCCGTTGATAAAATCATCAAAACGGGAAGATGTGATAAGAGTTCTTTCAAATGCAGCAATCGCACCCGCTAGGTTCTCGTAAGTAACAGGAGTTTTGTCATTAGGATAGGCTTTTGCAAATAAAGCAGGGTATTGTGCATCTTCGTTCAATCGTTTTAGAACTTCCTTTTCAGAAGGCATAGCCATCTCTACCGGATTCAGAATGGGGCCTTTTGCTTGTGCTTTTAAATCTGCAGCGCGTCCATCCCAGAATTGAACAAAATGAAATCCTGCATTGAGTACAGTAGGTGAATTTCTATCTCCATTTTTACCGAAAGCACCTGGAGAGGTAGGAAGATTGTCCACACCAGCACCTTTCCCTTCCACATTGTGGCAAGAGTTACAAGATTGTGTTTCATTTAGGGAGAGTTTTTTCTCGAAATAGAGTTTTTTTCCCAGAGAAATGAGTTCCGCAGTATCATTTTCCGATCCTGGCATTTTTGCAGGAAGGGCACCAATGATTTGTTTGGCTTTCACTTGCAAATCTTGGGTCTCTGGCGAAGGCCCACAATTGGCGAGCGATACGAATAGAAGGGATAGAAGAAAAGGTGTAAATATTTGTTTGAGCATATATTTGGAATAGTCCTAAAATTTACTCAGAATCGGCAAGTTAGAAATAATATAAATTCAGTCTAAACTTAGAATCATTTCAATTGTATCGAAACGATACAATTTGTACCGTCCAAATTCATTTCCAACTCCTCTTTAGACTTTAGAATCAACAATTTAGGGCAAATGGATGTCTTCCTCATTTTATAGAAGTGACAAAGTGGAAAAACCAGTCTCCTTTTGCTCTTGGCACGATTTATGCTTATAACTGTTCTAGACCTTTAGGAGTTGTATATGTTGAATACAAGAAGAACCGATCGAATTGAATCTTTGGATTGGGATGATTTGGTCTTAAAACTTTTTTCTATTAATGAAAATCCAGAATTCCTTTTAGCAAAGATTGGGAATATTTCGGAACTCGGTGTAAGTGGAAGTTTAGATAAGGACATCGAACTGAACGACCGTGACTTTGTGGCGGGAGTCATTGAAAGTGATTTAACGAGATCACGTATTTCCTTTAAAGGGAAAATTGCTTGGAGAAAGGAAACAGACCAAGGCCTACTCTTTGGAATCAAATTTTCAGAAGAGCTGATCCTTCCCAATTTTATCATTGCTCGGTCTATGGCGGAATCCGCAGCTTAAAAGAGAAAAAAATCAGGATTCAAGGTTAGATTCCGTCGAGAATCTCTCGATTTGAATCCGATTCGATCCGATATTAGTTGGGAAGCTATGTCCCAAGTCAAACATTTGATATCTTGGCAAGATTGGAGTGATGGAGAAATCCGTGAACTTCTAGAATTTGCAGTCTATGTAAAGAAAAATCGAGTTTATTTTTCAGGACATATGGCCGGCCGTTCTCTTGCCATGTTGTTCCAAAAAACTTCAACAAGAACGAGAGTTTCTTTCGAAGCTGGAATGACGGAACTTGGCGGGCACGCCATTTTTCTAGATTGGATGGCATCCAATTTTCTTCTTTCTGATATAGATTTTGAAGGGAAGTATCTTTCTAGTAACGTTGCCATCATTATGGCGAGACTCAAAAGACACGAAGATTTATTAGTATTAAAATCCGGTTCCACAGTTCCTGTGATCAATGGATGTTGTAATTTATTTCATCCATGCCAGTCTCTCGCAGACATCCTAACTATTGTTATGGATTCACCTAAAGATTGGCAAAAGAAAAGTTTATGTTATATTGGCGTTCATAATAATGTCGCAAATTCACTGATTGAAATCACAGCAGCACTGGGAATTCAGTTAACCCTGGTAACACCTATCGCAGCAGAAGAGTCTATCGTCAAACAATCCATCGAAAGAGGGAAATCCAAGGGAACCATCTCCTGGGAAACGGATGTCAAAAAAGCTGTTTCTAATGCGGATTATGTTTATACAGACACTTGGGTGGATATGGAATACTTCAATGATCCCAAGTTCCAAAAAGAAAAAGAAGAAAGAATCCAACTCATGATGCCGTATCAAGTGAACGCAGAACTTTTGAAAAATACAAAAGCAAAAGT includes the following:
- a CDS encoding ABC transporter permease, whose protein sequence is MKFVYYLFIFGYFKDNLPKTLLSITGISLGIALFVSTQINSWRAEQSVLDQMIGYSSEKFIGRYVANNQNQGAKDSFLEEVESHIPENIRLEPEFQTKGTFSLTKDQIQSIPVIGKDILLSSQIMPLSKEGKGQIPKYFISQSLSEKLQLQTNKTNLSICEKEISIQEEDFQIIPTEGIFLVMDITRLQSLCNQKNQITSIWLIHDENSGAKSSLENTKSPDWIYESKELILERAGIALGSLKINLTIVSLVSVLISFFMVSNMFTGLYLSRKREFGILLSIGTNKTSNFLLFLVQAIVIGALGGIVGILFGIFIANTNFLTTVNTITDINQIRSYRQIPISIIISGFFISVLGSILASIYNSYKTFQILPIDLIRERDVSKSIFLLGLSNQKTFILSTLFIIVGTAIGLISFAKQILPGMLGVGLVILGFVMLNFLCIPYLIQLLDKLLSRFHFPPAAEIGLKEIGIEPWKHGLTASTIMLSTSLVFTLTSLTNSYERSLIRWVDGENKSDYSLINEKKLNSGEPGVPVSLFETLSTDPHFSSVEPFYIDSKFIVNGKYYTLHVFNFTSNYNKNDLIVSKNLCFLDQICKGNSITINTELNSRVSMNIQDEKDHFFSERGTIMMDYSYFQKNFKIKYLNSIRITKNKKLSEKETTDLLQNITKNFDLKYINQTELKKLYMEGMNQVFSILDTLKISALIISILALTTSLVYFIREKSQLLAGLRAIGMDSFQMFQMIYCQALFLVSFGIFSGILNSLILSPIVIFGINRNAFGWILDFQYPLSLVVKLPILIPLITFFICLVPFSFLKQMKISKELKYE
- the pyrE gene encoding orotate phosphoribosyltransferase yields the protein MSQTYRDQLFAWMKSHVYRYSESPFRLASGLESHHYFNCKEITLHPERLAVLAECFVEEIIPKMGIEFQAVGGLTLGADPLAYSIALAYQKKGKLIYPLVVRKETKGHGTGQQIEGFWKEIKSCLVVDDVITTGGSTLKAVQVLREAGISVTKGICILNREEGGAENLEKAGVQMESIFRKSEFF
- a CDS encoding cytochrome-c peroxidase translates to MLKQIFTPFLLSLLFVSLANCGPSPETQDLQVKAKQIIGALPAKMPGSENDTAELISLGKKLYFEKKLSLNETQSCNSCHNVEGKGAGVDNLPTSPGAFGKNGDRNSPTVLNAGFHFVQFWDGRAADLKAQAKGPILNPVEMAMPSEKEVLKRLNEDAQYPALFAKAYPNDKTPVTYENLAGAIAAFERTLITSSRFDDFINGDHKAISKAEQEGFKAFISAGCTSCHSGNLLGGNSYRKIGQVNEYKTNDLGLYNVTKKAEDKFFFKVPSLRNIALTGPYLHDGQVKTLEDAVKKMAYHQLGMNLSDEETNKIVLFLGTLSDKTRTN
- a CDS encoding LEPBI_I2431 family sigma-54 regulated protein, yielding MLNTRRTDRIESLDWDDLVLKLFSINENPEFLLAKIGNISELGVSGSLDKDIELNDRDFVAGVIESDLTRSRISFKGKIAWRKETDQGLLFGIKFSEELILPNFIIARSMAESAA
- a CDS encoding ornithine carbamoyltransferase, coding for MSQVKHLISWQDWSDGEIRELLEFAVYVKKNRVYFSGHMAGRSLAMLFQKTSTRTRVSFEAGMTELGGHAIFLDWMASNFLLSDIDFEGKYLSSNVAIIMARLKRHEDLLVLKSGSTVPVINGCCNLFHPCQSLADILTIVMDSPKDWQKKSLCYIGVHNNVANSLIEITAALGIQLTLVTPIAAEESIVKQSIERGKSKGTISWETDVKKAVSNADYVYTDTWVDMEYFNDPKFQKEKEERIQLMMPYQVNAELLKNTKAKVMHDMPIHAGYEITREMVESDRSIIFTQAENRLDAQKAVILKLLENHS